The proteins below are encoded in one region of Clostridium estertheticum:
- the ybeY gene encoding rRNA maturation RNase YbeY, which produces MILMDNRQNKIEVTKELETVIKHVIEYTLCEEKLSIDNEVSVIFIDNEEIREINKKYRGIDKITDVLSFPMLNYPENKVFKEVYINYKFDQSDLYDEKLVIGDVALSLERAKQQSGEFGHSFIRECAYLTVHSVLHLLGYDHMEEDQKNIMRKREEEILNNFSLSR; this is translated from the coding sequence ATGATTTTAATGGATAATAGGCAAAATAAGATTGAAGTTACAAAGGAACTCGAAACCGTTATAAAGCATGTTATTGAGTATACACTATGCGAGGAGAAACTTTCTATAGATAATGAAGTTAGTGTTATATTTATAGATAATGAAGAAATTAGGGAAATAAATAAAAAGTATCGGGGAATAGATAAAATTACGGATGTGTTATCTTTTCCGATGTTAAATTATCCAGAAAACAAGGTTTTTAAAGAAGTGTATATAAATTATAAATTTGACCAAAGCGATTTATATGATGAAAAGTTAGTGATTGGAGATGTTGCGTTGTCCCTTGAGAGAGCAAAGCAGCAAAGTGGGGAATTTGGACATTCCTTCATTCGTGAATGTGCTTATCTTACAGTTCACTCAGTTTTGCATTTGCTTGGATATGACCATATGGAAGAAGATCAGAAAAATATTATGAGAAAGAGAGAAGAAGAAATATTAAACAATTTTAGTTTATCTAGATAA
- the recO gene encoding DNA repair protein RecO translates to MGDDLLAILKTRAIVIKTQEFKENDKLVWLFTEDFGKITAIAKGARKSKSRYISSTLPCCYGEFVLFKGRNLYTINEVTIIDSFQQLLRNLDTITYASYFNELIDITLENDEIHKELFKDLVTAFYFIKNDVMDIEILARAFEIRILKATGYELNFDRCVRCRKKITISNYIDLISYGPICKECEKLNSIYISNPTYNTLKFLNNFGMDKINRIIVSKTSKLELYKILSLIISQNYTRKPKSLEMFDYLDKF, encoded by the coding sequence ATAGGGGATGATCTTCTGGCGATTTTAAAAACTAGAGCTATTGTCATTAAAACACAAGAGTTTAAGGAAAATGATAAGTTAGTCTGGTTATTTACTGAAGATTTTGGTAAAATAACAGCTATAGCAAAGGGCGCGAGGAAAAGTAAAAGTAGGTATATATCATCTACTTTACCTTGCTGTTATGGCGAATTTGTGCTTTTTAAAGGAAGAAATTTATATACAATAAATGAAGTTACAATTATAGATTCATTTCAGCAATTACTAAGGAATTTGGATACAATTACGTATGCCTCATATTTTAATGAATTAATTGATATAACACTTGAAAATGATGAGATTCATAAAGAACTGTTTAAGGACTTAGTTACTGCTTTTTATTTTATTAAAAATGATGTTATGGATATAGAGATTCTGGCAAGGGCTTTTGAAATAAGAATCTTAAAAGCAACAGGATATGAATTAAATTTTGATAGGTGCGTAAGGTGTAGAAAAAAAATAACTATCTCGAATTATATAGATTTAATATCCTATGGTCCAATTTGTAAAGAGTGTGAAAAGTTAAATAGTATATATATATCAAATCCTACATATAATACATTGAAATTCTTAAATAACTTTGGTATGGATAAAATTAATAGAATTATTGTATCTAAAACATCAAAGCTTGAATTATATAAAATTTTATCGCTTATCATTTCTCAAAATTATACAAGAAAGCCAAAGAGCTTAGAGATGTTTGATTACTTAGATAAATTTTAA
- a CDS encoding FmdB family zinc ribbon protein, which translates to MTYTYKCNKCNNEFIIEKGMNEEVQIKCECGNTDVKRIYSVPSFKINCNGFCGKINK; encoded by the coding sequence TTGACATATACATATAAATGCAATAAATGTAATAATGAATTTATCATTGAAAAGGGTATGAATGAGGAAGTTCAGATTAAATGCGAATGTGGGAATACTGATGTAAAAAGAATCTATAGTGTGCCGAGTTTTAAGATTAATTGTAATGGATTTTGTGGGAAAATAAACAAGTAA
- a CDS encoding DUF4342 domain-containing protein, translating to MEEITLEKIDIIKERTGVSYTDAKEALEECDANVVDALIYIEAKEKKSAKFNMDEMYTTKDEFLAWIKEIARKGNVTRIKIKRDDKVVIDIPVNAGIAVGIVGLCIPYLFGIGIFAAVVTNVTIEITKADGSVEIINTIIKNTVDDVVSKMSDMGEDVKEKYNETKDSFSKGNKDNKDNKDTNTDNVYQYTVKFEEKDKEEDKKEDIENENIKEDE from the coding sequence ATGGAAGAAATTACACTTGAAAAGATTGATATTATTAAGGAACGTACAGGAGTTTCATATACTGATGCTAAAGAAGCACTAGAGGAATGTGATGCTAATGTAGTTGATGCTTTGATTTATATCGAAGCAAAAGAAAAAAAATCAGCTAAATTTAATATGGATGAAATGTATACTACTAAGGATGAGTTTTTAGCATGGATAAAAGAGATAGCAAGAAAAGGTAATGTAACACGGATAAAAATTAAAAGGGATGATAAAGTTGTTATAGATATCCCTGTTAATGCAGGCATTGCAGTAGGTATAGTTGGGTTATGTATACCTTATCTATTTGGTATAGGAATATTTGCAGCTGTAGTAACAAATGTTACTATAGAGATAACTAAAGCAGATGGTAGCGTAGAAATAATTAATACTATTATTAAAAATACAGTTGATGATGTAGTAAGCAAGATGAGCGATATGGGTGAGGATGTAAAAGAAAAATACAATGAAACAAAAGACAGTTTTAGCAAAGGTAATAAAGATAACAAAGACAATAAAGATACTAACACTGACAATGTATACCAATATACTGTAAAGTTTGAAGAAAAAGATAAAGAAGAAGATAAAAAAGAAGATATAGAAAATGAAAATATTAAAGAAGATGAATAA
- a CDS encoding deoxyguanosinetriphosphate triphosphohydrolase, which translates to MNIRSKIETNESRTIIQYGALSINSKGREKMQEKDDLRTCYMVDRDRIIHSKSFRRLKHKTQVYIKTSSDHYRTRLTHTLEVAQIARTIGRGIGLNEDLIEAIALGHDIGHVPFAHNGEAVLNDILPNGFRHNENSIRVLTKIEKAGVGLNLSVEVLDGILNHSGLSEKFGEAATLEGQVVRYSDKIAYVNHDIDDSIRARLLTEEMLPIGATKVLGTNHGNRIDTLVKDCIYNTINNLDTGVIGVSLTQEVGNALGDLRNFMFENIYKGEILKEERKKAQFVVTNVFEYYYKNPSAMPEFYKGIVEDEGLYIGVADYISGMSDDYCLMLFNNIYVPKLSIY; encoded by the coding sequence ATGAATATTCGAAGTAAAATAGAAACGAATGAAAGTAGAACCATTATACAATATGGCGCGTTATCCATAAATTCAAAGGGACGCGAAAAAATGCAGGAGAAAGATGATCTAAGAACTTGTTATATGGTTGACAGAGATAGGATAATACACAGTAAATCATTTAGAAGACTAAAGCACAAAACTCAAGTATACATAAAGACAAGTAGTGATCACTATAGAACAAGGTTAACACATACATTAGAAGTTGCACAGATAGCTAGAACTATAGGGCGTGGTATTGGGTTAAATGAGGATTTAATAGAAGCTATAGCTTTAGGGCATGATATAGGTCATGTTCCTTTTGCACATAATGGTGAAGCAGTGCTTAATGATATTTTGCCAAATGGATTCAGGCATAATGAAAATAGTATCAGGGTATTAACAAAAATAGAAAAAGCAGGTGTTGGACTTAATTTAAGCGTAGAAGTATTAGATGGAATTCTTAATCATAGTGGACTTTCGGAGAAATTTGGTGAGGCTGCAACTCTTGAGGGGCAAGTTGTTAGGTATAGCGATAAGATTGCATACGTAAATCACGATATAGATGATTCTATAAGGGCCCGTCTATTAACAGAAGAAATGTTACCAATAGGAGCTACAAAAGTATTAGGCACGAACCATGGTAATCGAATAGATACTTTAGTAAAAGATTGTATTTATAATACCATAAATAATTTAGATACAGGAGTTATAGGCGTGTCACTTACGCAGGAAGTTGGAAATGCATTAGGTGATTTAAGAAATTTTATGTTTGAGAATATATATAAAGGTGAAATATTAAAGGAAGAAAGAAAAAAGGCACAATTTGTGGTAACAAATGTTTTTGAATACTACTATAAGAATCCATCTGCTATGCCAGAGTTCTATAAGGGTATAGTTGAGGATGAGGGGCTGTATATAGGGGTAGCAGATTACATTTCGGGTATGAGTGATGACTATTGCTTAATGCTCTTTAATAATATATATGTACCTAAACTTAGTATTTATTAA
- a CDS encoding CotS family spore coat protein, with the protein MPSMAKNFNNINLLSEENVKKNILPQYDLANADISQIKFKDTDKQRAVYKVQYFDECYCLKKVYYSIKDLLFVYSAIEWLYRNNIHVPRILKTKNNSRFVNYNNMLFILTPWINGIKCDYDNIDHILVCSTNLANMHKVSINFKPICGSSLKEDYSPLGPSIYKHYESLLNFSNLAYKYDDAFSKLYLKYFETSSILAKCSSNIAYSLNLNNLTKSLCHLDYVNKNIIFDTNNEIWVIDFDKCRNDYCAHDISYSLRRLLKRDSTKWDLELAISFLDLYDKILPLTLDDYKYILVYLAFPQRYWKISRDYYGNINKCNKKAFLNLLNNATNKNDYQLDFVQKFKSYIENKFSMTHKL; encoded by the coding sequence ATGCCATCTATGGCTAAAAACTTTAATAACATAAATTTGTTATCAGAAGAAAATGTAAAAAAGAACATTCTACCTCAATATGACTTAGCTAACGCTGATATATCACAAATTAAATTTAAAGATACTGATAAACAAAGAGCTGTATATAAAGTGCAATACTTTGACGAATGTTATTGTCTTAAAAAGGTTTATTACTCTATTAAAGATTTATTATTTGTGTACTCAGCAATAGAATGGTTATATAGAAATAATATCCATGTACCCCGAATCCTGAAAACAAAAAACAATAGTAGATTTGTAAATTACAACAACATGTTATTTATACTCACACCTTGGATTAATGGCATAAAATGTGATTACGATAATATCGATCATATATTAGTATGCAGTACGAATCTAGCAAATATGCATAAAGTAAGTATTAACTTTAAACCTATATGTGGTAGTTCCTTAAAAGAAGATTACAGTCCTTTAGGACCTTCCATCTATAAACACTACGAAAGCCTTCTTAATTTTTCTAATTTAGCTTATAAATACGATGACGCCTTTTCAAAATTATATCTTAAATATTTTGAAACAAGCAGTATTCTCGCTAAGTGTTCTTCAAACATTGCTTATAGCTTAAATCTTAATAATCTTACAAAATCATTGTGTCACCTTGACTATGTTAATAAAAATATTATTTTTGACACTAATAATGAAATATGGGTAATTGATTTTGATAAGTGCAGGAATGACTATTGCGCCCATGACATCTCATATTCATTAAGAAGACTGCTTAAAAGAGACAGTACAAAATGGGATTTGGAACTAGCCATAAGTTTTCTAGATTTATATGATAAGATTCTACCTTTAACCTTGGATGATTATAAATATATTCTTGTTTATTTAGCTTTTCCACAAAGATATTGGAAAATATCAAGAGATTATTATGGTAACATTAATAAGTGTAATAAAAAAGCCTTTTTAAATTTACTAAATAATGCAACTAATAAAAATGACTATCAATTAGATTTTGTACAAAAGTTTAAATCCTATATTGAAAATAAATTTAGTATGACACATAAACTATAA
- a CDS encoding HD family phosphohydrolase — protein sequence MRNIRELIKLRKTKPYIIFIVTTIIMYSILVTALVPKKYTLTVGDIAKVDIKAPREVENEELTKDDIDKAIEKVGKKTIKVPVNEKAIESIDKLFSTVSKLNATDINKAGSGNNEDLASKATLEKEKITLLKKSNPISNFTYENYQFLINLELKQANELEKFIEKTITTINDITTINENKPEEIIMAKGMIATTFINSNFPKNIREIGIAIANVEVRPNTIYDKASTNVAIKEAEKNVKPVIIKKDQIIIKEGEPITPEQMSLLESLGLLNSTNNFDWSLYLSLAALVCFVILLQWFYLYKYHPEIYYDTKKLIMLNILSIIAILLARVLGIISIFVIPLACVPMLMAILSNEEVSIVLNVFNCILISVAVNFNFEITILAVLNSIVGVMLLKKMQQRNDILYSSLYIAMVNLVVYLSMGFLLSNSIMEVFKKAGLVYIASLVAGTLTIGFLPFFESFFDIVTTVKLLELSNPNHPLLKRLLLEAPGSYHHSVLVANLSEVAAEVVGANPVLARACAYYHDIGKIKRPYFFKENQLGNDNPHDKITPNLSTLIIISHVKDGLELAKEYKLPKVIQDVIVQHHGTTLVKYFYVTMKNSSENPDEIKEEDFRYNGPSPESKEAAIIMLADAVEAAVRSIPNSTKGKIEEMVNNLIKARLNDGQLDNCDLTLKDLEKIRKSFLKVLSGIYHERIEYPLDKWENDKSGENRKQVKE from the coding sequence ATGAGAAATATTAGGGAGCTTATAAAGCTAAGGAAAACAAAGCCATATATAATTTTTATAGTTACGACGATTATAATGTATTCAATTTTAGTAACAGCTTTAGTTCCTAAAAAATACACTTTAACCGTTGGAGATATTGCCAAGGTAGATATAAAAGCGCCAAGAGAAGTTGAAAATGAAGAATTAACAAAAGATGATATAGATAAGGCGATAGAAAAGGTAGGGAAAAAAACAATAAAAGTCCCCGTTAATGAGAAGGCTATAGAAAGTATAGATAAGTTATTTTCTACAGTAAGTAAGTTAAATGCTACTGATATTAATAAAGCGGGCTCAGGAAATAATGAAGACTTAGCTAGTAAAGCAACCTTAGAAAAGGAAAAAATAACTTTACTAAAAAAAAGCAATCCGATTTCTAATTTTACTTATGAAAACTATCAGTTTTTAATAAATTTGGAACTTAAACAAGCTAATGAATTAGAAAAATTCATTGAAAAAACAATAACAACAATTAATGATATAACTACAATTAATGAAAACAAGCCTGAAGAAATTATCATGGCAAAGGGAATGATTGCAACAACTTTTATAAACTCGAATTTTCCAAAAAACATAAGAGAAATAGGAATAGCTATTGCAAATGTAGAAGTTCGACCTAATACAATATATGATAAGGCAAGTACGAATGTTGCCATTAAAGAAGCTGAAAAGAATGTTAAACCAGTTATTATTAAGAAAGATCAAATTATAATAAAAGAGGGGGAACCAATAACACCTGAGCAAATGTCACTGCTCGAATCATTAGGCCTCCTAAATAGTACTAATAATTTTGATTGGTCATTATACTTAAGTTTAGCTGCACTTGTTTGTTTTGTAATCTTGCTCCAATGGTTCTATTTATACAAGTACCATCCAGAAATTTATTATGATACAAAAAAATTAATTATGCTTAATATTCTAAGTATAATTGCAATCTTGCTCGCAAGGGTTCTTGGGATAATTTCTATATTTGTAATTCCACTAGCTTGCGTACCTATGCTTATGGCCATTTTGAGCAATGAGGAAGTATCCATAGTCTTAAATGTTTTTAACTGTATTCTAATTAGTGTTGCAGTTAATTTTAACTTTGAAATCACAATACTCGCTGTACTAAACTCTATTGTAGGGGTTATGTTACTTAAGAAAATGCAGCAAAGAAACGATATATTATATTCATCTTTATATATTGCAATGGTGAATTTGGTTGTATATCTTTCTATGGGATTTTTGCTTAGTAATAGCATAATGGAGGTATTTAAAAAAGCAGGATTGGTTTATATAGCAAGTTTAGTAGCTGGAACACTTACTATAGGATTTTTACCGTTTTTCGAAAGCTTTTTTGATATAGTAACTACAGTAAAGCTTTTGGAACTATCTAATCCGAATCACCCTCTATTGAAGAGGTTACTGTTAGAGGCACCAGGTAGTTATCATCATTCAGTACTAGTAGCTAATTTATCAGAGGTTGCAGCGGAAGTGGTTGGAGCAAATCCTGTTCTAGCAAGGGCTTGCGCATATTATCATGATATTGGTAAGATAAAGAGACCTTATTTCTTTAAGGAAAATCAATTGGGAAATGATAATCCACATGATAAAATAACTCCAAATTTAAGCACACTTATAATTATTTCACATGTAAAAGATGGACTTGAGCTTGCAAAAGAATATAAATTACCTAAGGTTATTCAAGATGTGATAGTGCAACATCATGGTACAACTTTAGTTAAGTATTTTTATGTAACTATGAAAAATTCTAGTGAAAATCCAGATGAAATTAAGGAAGAAGATTTTAGATACAATGGGCCTAGTCCCGAGAGTAAGGAAGCAGCAATTATAATGCTTGCAGATGCAGTTGAAGCAGCTGTAAGATCAATTCCAAATTCCACTAAAGGTAAAATAGAGGAAATGGTTAATAATTTAATAAAAGCTAGGCTTAATGATGGACAATTAGATAATTGTGATTTAACTTTAAAAGATTTAGAAAAGATAAGAAAATCATTTTTAAAAGTGCTTTCAGGGATATATCATGAGAGAATAGAATATCCACTAGATAAATGGGAAAATGATAAGTCTGGCGAGAATAGAAAGCAAGTAAAGGAGTAA
- the ppdK gene encoding pyruvate, phosphate dikinase: MEKKKYVYHFSEGNISMKNLLGGKGANLADMTSLGIPVPKGFTVTTEACNKYYEDGQVITPEIVSEIYVKMTELENLTGKKFGSLENPLLVSVRSGARASMPGMMDTILNLGLNDKTVEVMAKLTNNPRFAYDSYRRFIQMFADVVMDVEKRNFENMMDKIKEEKGVKFDTELDADDLKKLVIQFKGFYKETKGVEFPSDPKIQLIEAISAVFRSWDNPRANVYRRLNDIPGDWGTAVSVQEMVFGNKGETSGTGVAFSRNPSTGEKGIFAEYLMNAQGEDVVAGIRTPQDISQLEKDMPKVYSEFMNIVNTLEKHNKDMQDMEFTIEDKKLFFLQTRSGKRTAQAALKIAVELVEEGMLTKREALMKVDPKQLDTLLHPNFDLVALKEATIIAKGLPASPGAACGKVYFTAEEAKSRHEDGESVILVRLETSPEDIEGMVAAEGILTVRGGMTSHAAVVARGMGTCCVAGCSELKVNEESKSFQIRETVYHEGDFISMDGSTGNVYAGVIKTVEPEINGYFEIFMGWADEIRSLKVRANADTPKDAAQAVKYGAEGIGLCRTEHMFFDSDRIMLIREMIVAYDEEARRVALDKLLPIQRGDFVGIYEELKEKPTTIRFLDPPLHEFLPHADEDIKKLAKDMGITFKELKATVESLHEVNPMMGHRGCRLAVSYPEIAEMQTRAVIEAAIDVKNRKGYNIVPEIMIPLVGEVRELKYVKDIVVRIADKIIAESGSDLKYMVGTMIEIPRAALTADLIAKEAEFFSFGTNDLTQMTFGFSRDDAANFLKHYYEKKVYEFDPFQKLDQVGVGKLIKMAADLGRQVRPNIKLGICGEHGGDPSSVEFCHNVGLNYVSCSPFRVPVARLAAAQAEINNPRKK, from the coding sequence ATGGAAAAGAAAAAGTACGTATACCATTTTAGTGAGGGAAATATTTCAATGAAAAATCTTCTAGGTGGAAAAGGTGCAAATCTTGCAGATATGACGAGTCTTGGAATTCCAGTTCCAAAGGGATTCACGGTTACTACTGAAGCTTGTAATAAATACTATGAAGATGGTCAAGTAATAACACCTGAAATTGTTAGTGAGATTTATGTTAAAATGACTGAACTAGAAAACCTTACCGGTAAGAAGTTTGGAAGTCTAGAAAATCCGTTACTTGTATCAGTTAGATCCGGAGCAAGAGCATCAATGCCTGGTATGATGGATACAATTTTAAACCTGGGGTTAAATGATAAAACAGTAGAAGTTATGGCGAAGCTTACAAATAATCCAAGATTCGCTTATGATTCTTACAGAAGATTTATACAAATGTTTGCTGATGTTGTTATGGACGTTGAAAAAAGAAATTTTGAAAATATGATGGATAAGATAAAGGAAGAAAAAGGTGTGAAATTCGATACAGAATTAGATGCTGATGATCTTAAAAAACTAGTAATACAATTTAAAGGATTTTATAAAGAAACTAAAGGCGTAGAATTCCCAAGTGATCCAAAGATACAATTAATAGAGGCTATATCCGCAGTATTTAGATCATGGGACAATCCTCGTGCTAATGTATATAGAAGACTAAATGATATTCCTGGAGACTGGGGAACAGCTGTAAGCGTTCAAGAAATGGTGTTTGGTAATAAAGGTGAAACATCAGGAACTGGTGTTGCGTTCTCAAGAAACCCATCTACTGGAGAAAAAGGAATCTTTGCGGAATACTTAATGAATGCTCAAGGTGAAGACGTTGTTGCAGGAATAAGAACGCCACAAGATATTTCACAACTTGAAAAAGATATGCCAAAAGTATATAGCGAGTTTATGAATATTGTTAATACTCTTGAGAAACATAATAAAGATATGCAAGATATGGAGTTTACAATTGAAGATAAAAAACTATTCTTTTTGCAAACAAGAAGTGGTAAGAGAACTGCGCAAGCAGCACTCAAAATTGCAGTGGAACTTGTTGAAGAGGGAATGCTTACAAAGAGGGAAGCTTTAATGAAGGTTGATCCAAAACAATTAGATACATTACTTCATCCTAATTTTGATCTAGTTGCATTAAAGGAAGCTACGATAATAGCTAAAGGATTACCAGCATCTCCTGGAGCTGCATGTGGAAAAGTTTACTTTACCGCTGAGGAGGCAAAAAGCAGACATGAGGATGGAGAATCGGTTATTCTTGTAAGGCTTGAGACCTCACCAGAGGACATTGAAGGCATGGTTGCTGCAGAAGGTATATTGACAGTAAGAGGAGGTATGACGTCTCATGCTGCGGTTGTTGCTAGAGGAATGGGGACATGCTGCGTGGCTGGTTGTTCTGAATTAAAAGTTAACGAAGAATCTAAGAGTTTTCAAATTAGAGAAACGGTATATCATGAAGGCGATTTTATATCAATGGATGGAAGTACAGGAAATGTATATGCAGGAGTAATCAAAACAGTTGAGCCTGAGATAAATGGATACTTTGAAATATTTATGGGTTGGGCTGATGAAATAAGAAGTCTTAAAGTTAGAGCTAATGCTGATACTCCAAAAGATGCAGCTCAAGCAGTTAAATATGGAGCTGAAGGCATAGGCTTATGTAGAACAGAACATATGTTTTTTGACTCTGATAGAATAATGCTTATAAGAGAAATGATTGTAGCGTATGATGAAGAGGCAAGAAGAGTAGCATTAGATAAATTATTACCAATTCAAAGAGGTGACTTTGTAGGAATATATGAAGAACTTAAAGAGAAACCAACTACAATCAGATTTTTAGATCCACCACTACATGAATTTTTGCCACATGCTGATGAAGATATAAAAAAATTAGCAAAAGATATGGGAATAACTTTTAAGGAATTAAAGGCTACGGTTGAATCATTACATGAAGTTAATCCAATGATGGGACATAGAGGATGTAGACTTGCAGTATCATATCCAGAAATAGCAGAGATGCAAACTAGGGCAGTTATTGAGGCTGCTATAGATGTTAAAAATAGAAAAGGATATAATATTGTTCCAGAAATAATGATTCCTTTAGTTGGAGAAGTTAGGGAGCTAAAATATGTTAAAGATATAGTGGTAAGAATAGCTGATAAAATCATAGCAGAGTCTGGCAGTGATTTAAAATATATGGTTGGTACAATGATCGAAATACCAAGAGCGGCACTTACAGCAGATTTAATAGCAAAAGAAGCAGAGTTCTTTTCGTTTGGAACAAATGATTTAACTCAAATGACATTTGGATTTTCAAGAGATGATGCTGCAAACTTCTTAAAGCATTATTATGAAAAGAAAGTTTATGAGTTTGATCCATTCCAAAAATTAGACCAGGTAGGTGTAGGTAAACTTATTAAAATGGCAGCTGACCTTGGACGTCAGGTTAGGCCTAATATAAAACTTGGAATATGTGGCGAACATGGTGGAGATCCATCGTCAGTTGAATTCTGTCACAATGTTGGACTTAATTATGTATCATGTTCACCATTTAGAGTTCCAGTTGCAAGACTTGCAGCTGCTCAAGCAGAAATAAATAATCCAAGAAAAAAATAG
- the era gene encoding GTPase Era, whose protein sequence is MFKSGFVTIIGRPNVGKSTLINYIMGEKLSIVSSRPQTTRNNIQTILTTKESQIIFVDTPGMHKPRHKLGEYMVKVAKQSANEVDVILFITTPGDEIEMGDKHILEQFKDTKIPVFLLVNKIDENTQERVAKTVQGYSEYFNFKEIIPIAAIKGKNIDIVTKLVEENIPEGPLYYPEDMITDQQERFIITEIIREKALKLLSQEVPHGIAVEIISMKRDKKEIYNIEVNLFCEKDSHKGIIIGKGGKTLKKISTYARQDIMKLLGENIHLRLWVKVKKEWRDTSSILKELGYK, encoded by the coding sequence ATGTTTAAATCAGGATTCGTAACAATTATTGGAAGGCCTAATGTAGGAAAATCTACATTAATAAATTATATAATGGGGGAGAAATTATCGATTGTATCTAGTAGACCCCAAACTACAAGAAATAACATACAAACTATTTTAACAACTAAGGAATCTCAAATAATATTTGTAGATACTCCAGGAATGCATAAACCTAGACATAAACTAGGAGAATATATGGTTAAGGTAGCTAAACAATCTGCGAATGAAGTAGATGTTATATTATTTATAACAACACCTGGTGATGAAATTGAGATGGGTGATAAACATATTCTTGAACAGTTTAAAGATACTAAAATACCAGTATTCTTATTAGTTAATAAGATAGATGAGAACACTCAAGAGAGAGTGGCTAAAACAGTTCAAGGCTATTCTGAATATTTTAACTTTAAAGAAATAATACCAATAGCTGCGATAAAAGGAAAAAATATTGACATAGTTACAAAACTTGTAGAGGAAAACATTCCAGAGGGTCCTTTATATTATCCAGAAGATATGATTACAGATCAACAAGAAAGATTTATTATTACTGAAATCATAAGAGAAAAGGCTCTAAAGTTATTATCACAGGAAGTGCCTCATGGAATAGCGGTAGAAATTATTTCTATGAAAAGAGACAAAAAAGAAATATACAATATTGAAGTTAATTTATTTTGTGAAAAAGATTCTCATAAGGGTATAATAATCGGAAAAGGTGGAAAAACATTAAAGAAAATTTCTACTTATGCAAGACAAGATATAATGAAATTATTAGGAGAAAACATACATTTGAGATTATGGGTTAAGGTAAAGAAAGAATGGAGAGATACTTCAAGTATTTTGAAGGAACTTGGATATAAATAG
- a CDS encoding diacylglycerol kinase, whose product MKVKKLVDSFNYAIEGIIYSIRTQRNMKIHMLTTILVLTATFFYDLSKIELLIITITITLVIVAEMINTAVECAIDATTNFYHPLAKIAKNVAAGAVLVTAINSVLVGYIIFWDRVTPFNKSVMLKIKKSDPHMIFFILVIVCIATVVVKAIYGEGTPLRGGMPSGHSTIAFSVATAITLLTSEPLIMVLSYFIAVIVAQSRVDSEIHSILEVVFGGIFGTLLTLLLFKMLG is encoded by the coding sequence ATGAAAGTAAAGAAATTAGTTGATAGTTTTAATTACGCTATTGAAGGAATTATATATTCAATTCGTACACAAAGAAATATGAAGATACATATGTTAACTACTATATTAGTACTTACTGCCACGTTTTTTTATGATCTTTCAAAAATAGAACTTTTAATTATTACTATAACCATAACACTAGTGATAGTGGCTGAAATGATAAATACCGCAGTAGAATGTGCAATAGATGCCACAACGAATTTCTATCATCCACTAGCTAAAATTGCTAAAAATGTGGCGGCTGGCGCAGTACTTGTAACTGCTATAAATTCAGTTTTAGTAGGATATATAATATTTTGGGATAGAGTCACTCCATTTAATAAGAGCGTGATGCTCAAAATAAAAAAATCTGACCCTCACATGATCTTTTTTATACTAGTCATAGTGTGTATTGCGACTGTTGTAGTTAAGGCCATTTATGGAGAGGGAACTCCACTTAGGGGTGGGATGCCGAGTGGACATAGTACAATAGCATTTTCAGTTGCAACAGCTATAACATTATTAACTAGTGAACCCTTAATTATGGTATTATCCTATTTTATAGCTGTAATTGTTGCACAAAGTAGGGTTGATTCAGAAATTCATTCTATCTTAGAAGTTGTGTTTGGTGGTATTTTTGGTACATTATTAACACTATTACTATTTAAAATGTTAGGATGA